One region of Mangifera indica cultivar Alphonso chromosome 3, CATAS_Mindica_2.1, whole genome shotgun sequence genomic DNA includes:
- the LOC123210243 gene encoding serine/threonine-protein kinase RUNKEL-like, with product MNHYHIYEAIGRGKHSTVYKGRKKKTIEYFAVKSVDKSRKSKVLQEVRMLHSLDHPNVLKFYSWYETSAHLWLVLEYCVGGDLMTLLQQDNQLPEDSIHDLALGLVKALLFLHSKGIIYCDLKPSNILLDENGHTKLCDFGLARKLNEISKTPSSMLPQAKRGTPCYMAPELFEDGGVHSYASDLWALGCVLYECYAGRPPFVGREFTHLVRSILLEPMPPLPGTPSRPFANLINSLLVKDPSQRIQWPDVCGHVFWRTKLTLVPLPPQPAFDSMIESYIKPCLSECNGDRSLQSKTPPKSREKDAKVTMKQDENSILGSNPVRGTPSGRKTQIKVSGRVVEEKQKDASSGTRRVNLLRLSRIAKTNLKRENEKENYRRPLPNNSENDSEVKIENTDMELDFDENTEDESHDEADVSDNPTCTTDDKSSIQTPHHEKLEESGHNIRNVDTPSVHNMPATDESRKSDRESSPEHVEVPATPPSVSPQLKFQKIKEGSVPAHDSDSSRMSNNLSQVLWHPSDLSVRPVMPSRKADKVSEVYPSLPFEALQASDFVKMSKEQLDALNNRILAILNGNTSIGEKQNVIRYLEVLSNNADAANILTNGPIMLLLVKMFRMSKTSALRVQLASLIGLLIRHSTFVEDDLANSGILVSLTDGLRDKQEKVRRFSMAALGELLFYISTQNEHARGSNPPESPSKDNRAASGWQVPNSLISLVSSVLRKGEDDMTQLYALRTIENICSQGGHWVARFTSQDVISNLCYIYRAAGKQESMRLTAGSCLVRLVRFNPPSIQSVMEKLSFKDIASVLVKGSPREQQISLNLLIMAMLGSHLFTNLGRHLLSLLEDKNLVPSLVSLIEQGSEVLKGKTLLFVSLLCRNGKRWLLHFFCNARLLPSVDRLSKEKDSFLQQCLDSFVHVVTSIIPGLLDTITGDIQQMIGGRRHGQISSLTSRAAPKTSVHFFPVVLQLLGSSSFKNRVASPPVLRQLANLIRVVETPFQGRDDFQITLLRILESIAEESPAILGSPDIFIREVLPSLAVLYKDNKDGDARFLCLKILFDVMIIFLNEPFEDQQRLEDLKSISNSHFLPLYPTFIEDEDPIPMYAQKLLVMLIEFDYIKISDILHLKTVSQCFEFLLGDLSSANVNSVKLCLALASAPEMESKLLSQLKVVRRIGNLLEFVYAKDMEDFLEPTLGLCRAFLLRSVGCRKGITSKEPALLGDCLSEFSSAIDQQQCIRDIMEFSGNVGVLLDLSGSHEPNIADMASECVVLLLKAAPREATTGFLANLPKVTAILESWRGDNSQFILQRMLHGLGYSCRQYLSQAMILSISIPEVSRIEAITAELKTSGIPSLANAASLAASELQRLPRCI from the exons ATGAATCATTATCACATCTACGAGGCCATTGGCCGCGGCAAGCACTCG ACTGTTTATAAagggaggaagaagaagactaTTGAGTATTTCGCTGTTAAGAGCGTTGATAAATCGCGGAAGAGCAAGGTTCTTCAAGAA GTTCGGATGCTTCACTCATTGGATCAtccaaatgttttaaaattctATTCTTG GTATGAAACATCTGCTCATTTGTGGTTAGTTCTGGAGTACTGTGTTGGAGGTGATTTAATGACCTTACTACAACAG GATAATCAACTACCTGAAGATTCTATTCATGATCTTGCTCTAGGCCTTGTCAAAGCTTTGCT GTTTTTACATTCAAAGGGAATCATTTACTGTGACTTGAAACCATCAAACATCCTATTAGATGAGAATGGACATACAAAG CTATGCGATTTTGGATTGGCAAGGAAGTTGAATGAGATATCAAAAACTCCCTCTTCCATG TTGCCTCAAGCAAAACGTGGAACACCATGTTACATGGCTCCTGAGCTCTTTGAGGATGGAGGAGTCCATTCTTATGCATCTGATCTGTGGGCCCTAGGTTGTGTACTTTATGAGTGCTATGCAGGTCGACCTCCCTTTGTGGGAAGAGAGTTCACTCATCTAGTAAGATCCATCCTTTTAGAGCCAATGCCACCTCTTCCGGGTACTCCAAGCCGACCTTTTgccaatttaattaattctctACTAGTAAAAGATCCATCTCAAAGAATACAGTGGCCTGATGTGTGTGGACATGTTTTCTGGAGAACTAAATTGACTCTAGTGCCTTTGCCTCCTCAACCTGCTTTTGATAGTATGATAGAATCATACATTAAACCATGCCTCTCAGAATGTAATGGTGATAGATCTTTACAAAGCAAAACCCCTCCTAAATCACGTGAAAAAGATGCAAAAGTTACTATGAAACAGGATGAGAATTCTATATTAGGATCAAATCCAGTAAGGGGTACACCAAGTGGCCGGAAGACACAAATAAAGGTATCTGGCAGAGTAGTTGAGGAGAAACAGAAAGATGCTTCCAGTGGTACCAGGCGTGTCAATCTCTTACGGTTGTCAAGGATAGCAAAAACAAACTTGAAGAGGGAGAATGAGAAAGAGAACTATAGAAGGCCCTTGCCTAATAACTCTGAAAATGATTCTGAAGTCAAAATTGAGAACACAGATATGGAACTTGATTTTGACGAAAATACTGAAGATGAGTCACATGATGAAGCGGACGTGTCTGATAATCCTACTTGTACAACTGATGACAAATCATCTATTCAAACTCCACATCATGAGAAACTGGAAGAGAGTGGCCACAACATACGTAATGTAGACACACCTTCTGTACATAATATGCCTGCCACAGATGAATCAAGGAAATCTGATCGTGAATCATCTCCAGAGCATGTTGAAGTGCCTGCTACACCACCCAGTGTCAGCCCTCAGCTCAAATTTCAGAAAATTAAAGAAGGTTCAGTGCCTGCCCATGATTCTGATTCTTCAAGAATGTCTAACAACCTTTCACAGGTACTTTGGCATCCATCAGATCTTTCAGTTCGGCCTGTAATGCCCAGCAGAAAAGCTGATAAAGTATCAGAAGTATATCCTTCACTTCCGTTTGAGGCCCTGCAAGCATCTGATTTTGTGAAGATGTCGAAGGAGCAGCTGGATGCTCTTAACAATAGGATCCTAGCCATTCTTAATGGAAATACTAGTATTGGGGAGAAACAGAATGTGATTAGATACCTTGAAGTGTTGAGCAATAATGCTGATGCAGCCAATATCTTGACCAATGGACCGATCATGCTGTTGCTTGTTAAAATGTTTCGAATGTCTAAGACATCTGCTTTGAGAGTGCAACTAGCTTCACTTATTGGCTTGCTCATTCGGCATTCTACTTTTGTTGAAGATGATTTGGCAAATTCTGGAATTTTAGTCTCACTAACTGATGGCCTGAGGGACAAGCAAGAAAAAGTGAGGAGATTTTCTATGGCTGCTTTAGGTGAGTTgcttttttatatatcaacacAAAACGAGCATGCCAGAGGTAGCAATCCACCAGAATCTCCATCTAAGGATAACCGGGCAGCATCTGGCTGGCAG GTTCCAAATTCGTTGATTTCGTTGGTGTCTTCAGTTTTACGTAAAGGGGAAGATGATATGACTCAACTTTACGCATTGAGAACAATTGAAAACATTTGCAGTCAAGGTGGACACTGGGTTGCTCGTTTCACTAGCCAGGATGTGATTAGTAACCTGTGTTATATATACAGAGCTGCAGGGAAACAGGAGAGCATGAGGCTAACTGCAGGGTCATGTTTAGTTCGTCTTGTGCGTTTCAATCCTCCTAGCATTCAGTCAGTTATGGAGAAACTTTCATTCAAGGACATAGCATCTGTGCTTGTTAAGGGTTCTCCACGTGAGCAGCAAATCAGTTTAAATCTTCTAATCATGGCCATGCTTGGAAGCCATCTGTTTACCAATCTTGGGAGACACCTTCTATCCTTGTTGGAGGATAAGAATCTGGTCCCTAGTCTTGTGTCTCTAATTGAACAGGGAAGTGAAGTTCTAAAGGGAAAAACacttctttttgtttctctcCTCTGTAGGAATGGAAAAAGGTGGCTGCTGCACTTTTTCTGTAATGCCAGATTACTTCCATCGGTGGACAGATTGTCAAAAGAGAAGGATAGTTTTTTGCAGCAATGTCTGGATTCATTTGTACATGTTGTGACATCTATTATACCAGGTCTACTAGATACTATAACTGGAGATATTCAACAAATGATTGGAGGAAGGCGCCATGGGCAGATCTCTTCCCTTACCAGCCGAGCTGCTCCAAAAACCAGTGTTCATTTCTTTCCCGTCGTTCTTCAACTTCTTGGGAGCTCATCATTTAAGAATAGGGTGGCGAGTCCTCCAGTCCTGCGTCAGCTGGCAAATCTTATTAGAGTTGTGGAGACACCATTTCAG GGGAGAGATGACTTTCAAATAACTCTTTTACGAATTCTGGAGTCCATTGCAGAGGAGTCCCCAGCAATTCTTGGGAGCCCTGACATTTTTATCCGTGAAGTTCTTCCTAGTCTGGCTGTTCTATACAAGGATAACAAGGATGGTGATGCCAGATTTTTgtgcctgaaaattttatttgatgtgatgATAATTTTTCTGAATGAACCTTTTGAGGATCAGCAGAGATTGGAAGACTTGAAGTCCATATCCAATTCACATTTTCTTCCTCTGTACCCAACCTTCATTGAAGATGAAGATCCGATACCCATGTATGCGCAAAAGCTTCTTGTGATGCTCATAGagtttgattatattaaaatttcagaCATTCTACATCTGAAGACAGTTTCACAATGTTTCGAGTTTCTGCTTGGTGATCTATCAAGTGCAAATGTAAACAGTGTTAAATTGTGCCTGGCTCTGGCATCTGCTCCTGAAATGGAATCAAAGTTACTTTCTCAATTGAAAGTAGTTAGAAGGATTGGAAACCTTTTGGAGTTTGTATATGCAAAAGATATGGAAGACTTTCTTGAACCAACTCTTGGCCTGTGTAGAGCTTTTCTTCTACGTTCAGTAGGCTGTCGAAAAGGCATCACTAGCAAAGAACCAGCACTCTTAGGAGATTGTCTTTCTGAGTTTAGCAGTGCAATTGATCAACAGCAATGTATAAGAGACATAATGGAATTCAGTGGAAATGTTGGTGTCTTGCTGGACCTGAGTGGGTCACATGAACCAAATATTGCCGATATGGCATCTGAATGTGTTGTACTGCTGCTCAAGGCAGCTCCAAGAGAAGCCACTACAGGATTTCTCGCTAATCTTCCAAAGGTTACTGCGATCCTCGAGTCTTGGCGCGGGGACAACTCTCAATTCATTTTGCAGCGGATGCTGCATGGTCTTGGTTATTCCTGTAGGCAATATTTGTCACAAGCAATGATTTTATCCATTTCTATTCCGGAAGTATCAAGGATTGAAGCCATTACTGCTGAGCTGAAAACTTCAGGTATTCCTTCTCTAGCAAATGCTGCCTCGCTTGCAGCATCTGAATTGCAGCGGCTGCCTCGATGCATTTGA